The sequence AGCTGCGCGCGCGGATCGCCGTGCGGATAGAGCGGATGGCCGAAACCCGGCAGCCCGTCGCCGCGCGCCAGCCGGGCATGTAGCGCTACGCCGACGTAGTCGGCGGGGACGGAGTCGGCGGGGACATCGTCGGCAGCGGCACCGCCGGCCCGGTCGAGCTCGTCCCACCAGGCCTCGACGCGCGCCGTGGCGCCGCCGTGGCGGCCACCGGACAGCGCCGCCAGCCCGGCCAGCACTGCCGCCTTGAGGCTGGCGCCGGTCGAGGCCACGCAGCGGGCGGTGAAGCTCGAAGCGTTCAGCTCATGGTCGGCGCACAGCACCAGCGCGCGACGGACCAGCTCGGCGCCGGCCGCGTCGAGCCGCCAGGCTTCGCCGCACTGCAGATGCAGCGCCTCGGCCGACGGCGGACGGCCGAGCACGCAGGCCAGCACCAGGCGCAGCAGCGCGCCGGCGGCCGCGGCCACCCGCTGCGGATCGCGCTGCCAGATCGCGCTGTCGGCATCGCTGGCGGCCAGCGCCAGCAGCGTCGGCAGGCGTTCGGACAGCGGCTGGGCTGCGCGCGCCTCGGCGCAGGCCAGCCAATCGGGCGGCAGCGCCGGCGCCGCCGGCGCGAAGGCCGCTGCGGCGTCGCACTGCCACAGCAGCGCGGCCACCTGCTCGAGCGTGGCGGTGGCGGCCAGCCGCTCGGCCGGCTCGCCGCGGTAGTGGAGCCGGCCATCCTCGATCAGCGTGATCGCCGAGGCCAGCACCGGCAGCCCCCAGTCCAGCGTCGCCCGCGCCACCTCGCGCGGCTGGCGACCGCGTGCGCGGCGGCCGGCGAGCTGCTCGACCTCTTCGCGCGCATAGCGCCGCTCGCGCGGGTCGTCGGCCGGCTGGGCGCGCAAGAGGCCGCGGCTGACATAGGCGTACAGCGTCTGGCGCGAGACGCCGAGCAGCGCGGCGGCCTCGGCCGCGGTGAGATGAGGGGCGATGGCGGGCTCCGGCATGATTCGATGGTTGATTATTCTAATCAATATTGACGATACATGATGCGGACCGTGTAATGGCCCGACCTTCACCCGCCAGGAGCCGCCCATGCCCGCCTCCCCCGCCCAGGCGCTCGCCCAACTGTGGCAAGCCGCCGGCCTCGACCCCGCCGCGCGGGTCCATGCCCGGCTCGACGGCGAGGCGGTGCTGCCGTCGAGCTTCGCCGCCGACCTGGCGGCGCAGGCCGCCATCGCCGCCGCCGGGCTGGCCGCCGCCAGCCTGCATCGCCTGCGCGGCGGCGACTGGCAGGCGGTGCGGGTCGACCGCCGCCATGCCGCGATCGAATGCCGCAGCGAGCGCTACCTGCGCGTCGACGGCCTGCCGGCGCCCGACCCATGGGATGCGATCGCCGGCGCCTACCGCTGCGGCGACGGCCGCTGGGTGCGGCTGCACACCAACTTTCCGCACCACCGCGACGGCGTGCTCGACCTGCTGCGCTGCAGCCACCAGCGCGAGGCGGTGACGCAGGCGCTGCAACGCTGGCGGGCCGAGGAGTTCGAGCAGGCCGCCGCCGAACGCGGCCTGGTGGTGGCGATGGCGCGCAGCTTCGAGCAATGGGATGCCCATCCGCAGGCCGCCGCGCTGGCCGCGCTGCCGCCGTTCACGCTGGAGAAGATCGGCGACGCGCCGCCGTGGCGGCCGACGCGTGCCGCGCGGCCGCTGGCCGGCCTGCGCGCGCTCGACCTGACCCGGGTGATCGCCGGCCCGGTCTGCGGCCGCACGCTGGCGGCCCACGGCGCCGAGGTGCTGCTGCTGTCCTCGCCGAACCTGCCGTCGATCGCGCCGCTGGTGGTCGACACCGGCCGCGGCAAGCGCAGCAGCCATCTCGACCTGCGCGGCGACGGCGGCCCGGCCGCGCTCGATCGCCTGCTGGACCAGGCCGACCTGTTCGTCCAGGGCTATCGCCCCGGCGGCCTGGCCGCGCTCGGCTTCGGTCCCGAGGCGGTGGCGGCGCGGCGGCCCGGCATCGTCTACGTCTCGCTGTCGGCCTATGGCCACGTCGGCCCGTGGGCCGGCCGGCGCGGCTTCGACTCGCTGGTGCAGACCGCCACCGGCTTCAACCGGGCCGAGGCGCAGGCGGCCGGGCAGGACGGCCTGCGGCCCCTGCCGATGCAGATCCTCGACCACGCCTCGGGCTACCTGATGGCGCTCGGCGCCATGGCGGCACTGCACCGGCGCGCGACGGAGGGCGGCAGCTGGCATGTGCGCGTCTCGCTGGCCCAGACCGGCCGCTGGCTGCGCGGCCTCGGCCGGGTGGACGGGCTGGCGCGGCCCGATCCCGGCTTCGACACGGTCGGCGATCTGCTCGAGGAGGTGGATTCGGGCTTCGGCCGGTTGACCGTGGTGCGCCACGCGGCGCAGCTGGCCGCCACGCCTGCGGCCTGGGCCCGTCCGTCGGTGCCGCTCGGCACGCATGCGGCAGCTTGGCCATGTGACGAATTGACCCCTCAGCCGCTGTAGGAACGGCTTCAGCCAAGGCGAGGGCATCACCGCCGCCGCCGACGGCCCTGTAGGAGCGGCTTCAGCCGCGAATGGCCGTGCCAGCCGTGCCAGCCACCATCGCGGCAAACGGCACGATTCGCGGCTGAAGCCGCTCCTATAACACCGTGAGGCGCGGGCGGGGCCGCGAGCGCCCCCGCAGGTCGGACTTCAGGCCGACAGCGATCCGGATTCGCGGCGATGCCGGCCTGAAGTCCGGCCTGCCTCTCGCAGCGGATCGATCGACGAAATAGCGCTGGTCTACGGCATCGTGCCGACGCCACCCCGCATGCGAGGCTAAGCCCGCGCCGCCTCGCCCTCCCAGCGCCGCAGCACAGCCAGGAAATGCGCCACCCGCGGCGGCAGCGCGCCGGCCCGCACCGCGACCGCCAGCGACAGGTGCGCGCCGTCGTCGAGCAGCGGCAGGTAGCGCACGCCGGCCATCTGCACGCATTCGAGCGGCGACGGCAGCACCGCGATGCCGACGCCGGCCGCCACCAGGCCGATCTGGGTGGTGGCCTCGCCGGCCTCCTGCACCACCCGCGGCGCGAAGCCGGCGCCGGCGCACAGCCGCCGCACCAGCGCCGGCAGGCCGGTGCCGAGCTGGCGCGGATAGGTGACGAAGCCCTCCTCGCGCAGCTGCGCCATGTGCAGGCCCGCTTCGCCGGCCAGGCGGTGGCCGGCGTGCAGCACCACCCGCAGCGGGTCGCGGTGGATCTCGCGCAGCACGATGCCCTCGGGCGGCTCGCGGCCGGTGAAGCGGACGAAGCCGACGTCGAGCTCGCCGGCCAGCAGCGCGTCGAGCTGGTCGGCGGTGAACAGCTCGCGCAGGTCCAGCCGCACCTCGGGCCAGGCCTCGCGGAAATCGTGCAGTACGCCGGGCAAGAGGCTGGTGAACGGCAGCGAGGAGGTGAAGCCGACCCGCAATTCGCCCGCCTCGCCGCCGGCGATGCGGCGCGCCTGCTCGGCCGCGGCGGCCGCCTCGGCCAGGATGCGGCGGGCGCGCTCGAGGAAGGCCCGGCCGGCCTCGGTCAGCGCCACCCGGCGCTTGCTGCGCACGAACAGCTCGGCGCCGATCTCGTCTTCCAGCGCGCGGATCTGCTGGCTCAAGGGCGGCTGGCCGATGTGCAGCCGCTCGGCGGCGCGAGTGAAGTGCAATTCCTCGGCCACCGCCACGAAATAGCGCAGGTGTCGCAGCTCCATCGATATCTTTCAGATATGAATTCAGCCTGAAACATATATTGGACCCGCAGTTCAGCCAAGTCATAGCATGACGTCACCCGGTCGCAGCCCGACCATTCCGCAGTCCCGCGCAATGCCAGCCCCCAGCCTCGCCCTGCCCTTCCCGGCTGTTCCTGCCGCGCCAGCCGCACCCCGCCTCGCCGCCGGCACGCCGGATTTCCGCCGCACCGCCTTCGGCGTCTTCGTCGGCGGCTTCGGCACCTTCGCCCTGGTCTACAGCCCGCAGCCGCTGATGCCGCAGTTCTCCCAGGCCTTCGCCGTCAGCCCCAGCGCGGCCAGCGGGGTGGTTTCGGCGACCACCGGCCTGCTGGCGCTCGGGCTGATCCCGGCCAGCCTGCTGGCCGACCGCTGGGGCCGCAAGCCGGTGATGAACGCCGCGCTGGCGCTCGGCGCGGTGCTGATGCTGGCCTGCGCGCTGGCGCCCGATTTCGCCAGCCTGCTGCTGCTGCGCGCGCTGCTGGGCCTGGCGCTGGCCGGCCTGCCGGCGGCCGCCATGGCCTACCTCAGCGAAGAGATGGAGCCGGCCGTGCTCGGCCGAGTGATGGGCCTCTACATCGCGGGCAACGCGCTCGGCGGCATGAGCGGGCGCTTCCTGGCCGCGCTGTTGGCCGAATGGTTCTCCTGGCGGGTGGCGCTCGGCGCGCTCGGCGCCATCGGCGTGGCCGCCGCGCTGGCGTTCTGGCGCAACCTGCCGCCGTCGCGCCATTTCGCGCCGCAGCCGATCGCGCTGGCCGAGCTGTGGCGCGACGCGCGCGCCCACTTCGGCGACGGCGGCCTGCCCTGGCTGTTCGCCACCGCCTTCCTGCTGATGGGCTGCTTCGTCAGCGTCTACAACTACCTCGGCTACCGGCTGCACGAGGCGCCGTTCGACCTCGGCCCCGGCCAGCTCGGCCTGGTGTTCTCGCTCTACCTGGTCGGCATGGGCGCCTCGACCTGGGCCGGCCAGCTGGCCGACCGCATCGGCCGCCGCAACGTGCTGTGGCTGATGGTGGCGGCCATGGCGGTAGGCCTCGTGCTGACGCTGGCGATGCAGCTGGCGGTGGTGATCGCCGGACTGGCGATCTGCACGCTGGGCTTCTTCGGCGCGCATTCGGTCGCCAGCAGCTGGGTCGGCCGTCGCGCGCTGCGTGCCCGCGCATTGGCCTCGGCGCTGTACCTGACCGCCTACTACCTCGGCGGCAGCGTGCTCGGCTCGGCCTCGGGCCTGGTGTGGGAAGCCGGCCGCTGGCCGGCGGTGGTCGGGGTGCTGGCGCTGGGGCTGGCGGTCTGCTTCGCCATCGCGCTCAGGCTGCGGCGGCTGGCGCCGTTGCCCGCTTGAGTCGCCCGTCCTTTCTCGACCGGCGCAGCGGATGACCGGCCCGGGAGATGGTCAGACCGCGCAGGAGCGGCTTCAGCCGCGAATCCGTCGTCGTGGCGCGGTCCCCAATTCGCGGCTGAAGCCGCTCCTACGGCATCGAATTCGCCGCAGCACCTCGGCATGGCGATCGCATCCGCGCTCTGGCCGGCATCCCGGTCTCCGTAGCGCTGCAGCTCCGGGCAGCTACTCGTCGAACGCCCGCTCGCCGAGCGCCTCGACCAGGTAGTCGACGAAGCAGCCGATGCGCGAGGACAGCGCCGTATTGCGGTAATACACCGCGTTGACCGGCTGCCGCAGGTCGAGCGTCCGGTCCGCCAGCAACTGCACCAGCCGCCCCTCCTCGCGGTCGCGCCGCGTCATGAAATCGGACAGGCAGACGATGCCGCCCCCGGCCAGCGCCAGCTGCCGCAGCGTCTCGCCGCTCGACGAGGCGACCGTCGGCTTGATGTGCAGCAGCTCGTCGCCGTCGCGCAGCGGCCAGTCGTTCAGCGACTCGGGCTGGTTGAAGCCCAGCAGCACGTGCCGCGCCAGCTCGTCCGCCGCGGCCGGCGTGCCGTGCTGCGCCAGGTAGGCCGGGCTGGCCAGGACGCGCAGCCGGCTGCGGCCGATCGGCCGCGCATGCAGGGTCGAATCGCGCAGCGCGCCGATGCGGAAGGCCACGTCGGTGCGCTTCTCGATCAGGTCGACGATGCCCTCGTTGCTGTTCAGCTCCAGCTCCACCTGCGGATAGCGGCGGCCGAAGCCGGCCACCAGCGGCACGATCACATGCAGCATGAAGGGCGTGGCGGCGTCGACGCGCAGCCGGCCCGACGGCTGCTCGCGCCGCGCCGCCATCTGCTCCTCGGCCTGGTCGACCGAGGCCAGGATGGCGCGCGCATGGCGCAGGAAGGCCGCGCCCTCCTCGGTCAGCTCCAGCCGCCGGGTGGTCCGCCGCAGCAGCGTGGTGTGCAGCTTGCCTTCGAGCCGGCCGAGCGCGCGGCTGATGCCGGACACGGTCTGCGCCAGCTGCTCGGCCGCGGCGGTGATGGAGCCGCCGTCCACCACCGCGGCGAAGGCCTGCATTTCGTCGAGCGTGATCTTCATTGTTGACTATGAATCAAATATCTATCGCTTATAGCCGGGTTTTTCCGCAAATGTAAAGCCGGCAGACTGCGCGGCATCTCCCACCACCCGCGGAATGCCGCCATGCCCATTGCCCTGCTGGCGCTGACCATCAGCGCCTTCGCCATCGGGACGACCGAATTCGTGATCGTCGGCCTGATCCCCACCATCGCCGCCGACCTCGGCGTCGGCCTGCCCTCGGCCGGCCTGCTGGTCAGCCTGTACGCGCTCGGCGTCGCCGTCGGCGCGCCGCTGTTGACCGCGCTCACCGGCAAGCTGCCGCGCAAATCGCTGCTGCTGGGCCTGATGGCGCTGTTCACCGTCGGCAACCTGGTCGCCTGGCAGTCGCCCGGCTACGAATCGCTGATCGTCGCGCGCATCCTCACCGGCCTTGCCCACGGCGTGTTCTTCTCGATCGGCTCGATCATCGCCACCAGCCTGGTGCCCAAGGAGAAGGCCGCCAGCGCGATCGCCATCATGTTCACCGGCCTGACCGTGGCACTGGTGACCGGCGTGCCGCTGGGCACCTTCATCGGCCAGCACTTCGGCTGGCGCGCCACCTTCCTGGCAGTGTCGCTGCTCGGCGTGATCGCCTTCTTCGGCAGCCTGCTGTTCGTACCGAAGAACGTGCACCACAGCGCGCCGGCGACCCTCCGGCAACAGCTGGCGGTGCTGGCGCAGCCGCGCCTCCTGCTGGTCTACGCCATGACGGCGGTCGGCTACGGCGGCTCCTTCATCGCCTTCACCTTCCTCGCGCCGATCCTGCAGGACATCAGCGGCTTCTCGACCCATGCGGTGAGCCTGGTGCTGCTGGTCTACGGCGTCTCGGTCGCGGCCGGCAACCTGTGGGGCGGCAAGCTGGCCGACCGGCGCGGGCCGATCGCCGCGCTGAAGCTGATCTTCGCGCTGCTGGCCGCGGTGCTGCTGGCGCTGGCCTTCACCGCGCCGAGCAAGGGCCTGATGCTGGCGACCGTGCTGGCCTGGGGCGCCGTCGCCTTCGGCAACGTGCCCGGCCTGCAGGTCTACGTGGTCCAGCAGGCGCAGCGCTACGCCCCGCGCGCGGTCGACGTCGCCTCGGGCCTCAACATCGCCGCCTTCAACCTCGGCATCGCCGGCGGCGCCTGGATCGGCGGATTGATCGTCGACCGGCTCGGTCTGATCCACACCGCCTGGATCGGCGCCCTGGTCGTCGCCGGCGCCTGGCTGCTGACCGCGCTGAGCGGCCGGCTCGACCGCGCCGCCGGCCACACCGACCGCCTCGAGGGCGTGGCCGTGGCCGCCCACTGATTCCATGTCCCATCACAGGAGATTCCCCATGAGCATCCCCGCCTTCGGCCTCGGCACTTTCCGCCTCAAGGGCCAGACCGTGATCGACTCGGTGCGCGACGCGCTCGAGGTCGGCTACCGCGCCATCGACACCGCCCAGATCTACGGCAACGAGGCCGACATCGGCCAGGCCATCGCCGACTCGGGCGTGGCGCGCGACGCGCTGTTCCTCACCACCAAGATCTGGATCGACAAGCTCGGCCGCGACGAGCTGATCCCCAGCCTGCGCGAAAGCCTGGCCAGGCTGCGCACCGACCGGGTCGACCTGACGCTGATCCACTGGCCCTCGCCCGGCGGCGCGGTGGCGTTGCAGGAAAGCCTGGAAGCCCTGGCAGAGGCCCGCGAGCTGGGGCTGACCGGGCAGATCGGCGTCTCCAACTTCACCATCGACCTGCTGCGCCAGGCGATCGCCATCGCGGGCAAGGACGCCATCGCCACCAACCAGGTCGAGATCAGCCCCTACCTGCAGAACCGCAAGCTGGCCGCCTTCGCGCGCGAACAGGGCATCCACCTGACCTCGTACATGACCCTGGCCTATGGCAAGGCCGTGCAGGATCCGCGGCTGCAGGAGATCGCGGTACGCCACGGCGCGACGACCGCCCAGGTGGCACTGGCCTGGGCGCTGCAGCAGGGCTGGTCGGTGATCCCGTCGTCGACCAAGCGGGCGAACCTGGAGGGCAATCTGGGCGCGCTGCAACTACGGCTGGACGAGGAGGACATGGCGCGCATCGCCGGGCTCGATCGCGGCGAGCGGCTGGCGAATCCGGAGGGGATTGCGCCGGTTTGGGATTGAGGAGCAGTGCACCGGCCGAGTTGGCCGGTGATCGCTGCAGGCAAAACAAAACCGTCATGGCCAATACAGCCATGACGGTTTTGTTTGTTGCCTGAGGGCGCTACGGCGTCCTAGGCCGACCGACTCACTCCCACTCAATCGTCGCCGGCGGCTTCCCAGACACGTCGTACACCACCCGGTTCAAACCGCGCACTTCATTGATGATCCGATTGGAAACCTTGCCCAGCAGGCTATACGGCAGCTCGGCCCAGTGCGCAGTCATGAAGTCGCTGGTCACCACCGCGCGCAGCGCGCAGACGTAGTCGTAGGTGCGGCCGTCGCCCATCACGCCGACCGACTTCACCGGCAGGAACACCGCGAAGGCCTGCGAGGTCTTGTCGTACCAGCTCTTGCCGTCGGCGTCGCGGGTGTTGCGTAGCTCTTCGATGAAGATCGCGTCGGCACGCTGCAGCAGCTCGGCGTACTCGCGCTTGACCTCGCCGAGGATGCGTACGCCCAGACCCGGGCCGGGGAAGGGATGGCGGTAGACCATCTCGTGCGGCAGACCCAGCGCCACGCCGAGCTGGCGCACCTCGTCCTTGAACAGTTCGCGCAAGGGTTCGAGCAGCTTGAGGTTCAGCGTCTCAGGCAGGCCGCCGACGTTGTGGTGGCTCTTGATCGTGTGGGCCTTCTTGGTCTTGGAGCCGGCCGACTCGATCACGTCCGGGTAGATGGTGCCCTGCGCCAGCCACTTGGCGCGCGGCAGTTTCTTGGCCTCGCGCTGGAACACTTCGACGAACTCGCGGCCGATGATCTTGCGCTTCTGCTCG is a genomic window of Chitinimonas koreensis containing:
- a CDS encoding LysR family transcriptional regulator codes for the protein MKITLDEMQAFAAVVDGGSITAAAEQLAQTVSGISRALGRLEGKLHTTLLRRTTRRLELTEEGAAFLRHARAILASVDQAEEQMAARREQPSGRLRVDAATPFMLHVIVPLVAGFGRRYPQVELELNSNEGIVDLIEKRTDVAFRIGALRDSTLHARPIGRSRLRVLASPAYLAQHGTPAAADELARHVLLGFNQPESLNDWPLRDGDELLHIKPTVASSSGETLRQLALAGGGIVCLSDFMTRRDREEGRLVQLLADRTLDLRQPVNAVYYRNTALSSRIGCFVDYLVEALGERAFDE
- a CDS encoding MFS transporter — its product is MPAPSLALPFPAVPAAPAAPRLAAGTPDFRRTAFGVFVGGFGTFALVYSPQPLMPQFSQAFAVSPSAASGVVSATTGLLALGLIPASLLADRWGRKPVMNAALALGAVLMLACALAPDFASLLLLRALLGLALAGLPAAAMAYLSEEMEPAVLGRVMGLYIAGNALGGMSGRFLAALLAEWFSWRVALGALGAIGVAAALAFWRNLPPSRHFAPQPIALAELWRDARAHFGDGGLPWLFATAFLLMGCFVSVYNYLGYRLHEAPFDLGPGQLGLVFSLYLVGMGASTWAGQLADRIGRRNVLWLMVAAMAVGLVLTLAMQLAVVIAGLAICTLGFFGAHSVASSWVGRRALRARALASALYLTAYYLGGSVLGSASGLVWEAGRWPAVVGVLALGLAVCFAIALRLRRLAPLPA
- a CDS encoding MFS transporter encodes the protein MPIALLALTISAFAIGTTEFVIVGLIPTIAADLGVGLPSAGLLVSLYALGVAVGAPLLTALTGKLPRKSLLLGLMALFTVGNLVAWQSPGYESLIVARILTGLAHGVFFSIGSIIATSLVPKEKAASAIAIMFTGLTVALVTGVPLGTFIGQHFGWRATFLAVSLLGVIAFFGSLLFVPKNVHHSAPATLRQQLAVLAQPRLLLVYAMTAVGYGGSFIAFTFLAPILQDISGFSTHAVSLVLLVYGVSVAAGNLWGGKLADRRGPIAALKLIFALLAAVLLALAFTAPSKGLMLATVLAWGAVAFGNVPGLQVYVVQQAQRYAPRAVDVASGLNIAAFNLGIAGGAWIGGLIVDRLGLIHTAWIGALVVAGAWLLTALSGRLDRAAGHTDRLEGVAVAAH
- a CDS encoding CoA transferase, encoding MPASPAQALAQLWQAAGLDPAARVHARLDGEAVLPSSFAADLAAQAAIAAAGLAAASLHRLRGGDWQAVRVDRRHAAIECRSERYLRVDGLPAPDPWDAIAGAYRCGDGRWVRLHTNFPHHRDGVLDLLRCSHQREAVTQALQRWRAEEFEQAAAERGLVVAMARSFEQWDAHPQAAALAALPPFTLEKIGDAPPWRPTRAARPLAGLRALDLTRVIAGPVCGRTLAAHGAEVLLLSSPNLPSIAPLVVDTGRGKRSSHLDLRGDGGPAALDRLLDQADLFVQGYRPGGLAALGFGPEAVAARRPGIVYVSLSAYGHVGPWAGRRGFDSLVQTATGFNRAEAQAAGQDGLRPLPMQILDHASGYLMALGAMAALHRRATEGGSWHVRVSLAQTGRWLRGLGRVDGLARPDPGFDTVGDLLEEVDSGFGRLTVVRHAAQLAATPAAWARPSVPLGTHAAAWPCDELTPQPL
- a CDS encoding citrate/2-methylcitrate synthase, which produces MPEPAIAPHLTAAEAAALLGVSRQTLYAYVSRGLLRAQPADDPRERRYAREEVEQLAGRRARGRQPREVARATLDWGLPVLASAITLIEDGRLHYRGEPAERLAATATLEQVAALLWQCDAAAAFAPAAPALPPDWLACAEARAAQPLSERLPTLLALAASDADSAIWQRDPQRVAAAAGALLRLVLACVLGRPPSAEALHLQCGEAWRLDAAGAELVRRALVLCADHELNASSFTARCVASTGASLKAAVLAGLAALSGGRHGGATARVEAWWDELDRAGGAAADDVPADSVPADYVGVALHARLARGDGLPGFGHPLYPHGDPRAQLLLAQILPQRPAWRTMLEAAERLTGGLPSIDVALVALRRHLGLPRDAAFGLFAAGRTAGWIAHALEQRGEPGLIRPRAAYVGPPPAGT
- a CDS encoding LysR family transcriptional regulator gives rise to the protein MELRHLRYFVAVAEELHFTRAAERLHIGQPPLSQQIRALEDEIGAELFVRSKRRVALTEAGRAFLERARRILAEAAAAAEQARRIAGGEAGELRVGFTSSLPFTSLLPGVLHDFREAWPEVRLDLRELFTADQLDALLAGELDVGFVRFTGREPPEGIVLREIHRDPLRVVLHAGHRLAGEAGLHMAQLREEGFVTYPRQLGTGLPALVRRLCAGAGFAPRVVQEAGEATTQIGLVAAGVGIAVLPSPLECVQMAGVRYLPLLDDGAHLSLAVAVRAGALPPRVAHFLAVLRRWEGEAARA
- the dkgB gene encoding 2,5-didehydrogluconate reductase DkgB, coding for MSIPAFGLGTFRLKGQTVIDSVRDALEVGYRAIDTAQIYGNEADIGQAIADSGVARDALFLTTKIWIDKLGRDELIPSLRESLARLRTDRVDLTLIHWPSPGGAVALQESLEALAEARELGLTGQIGVSNFTIDLLRQAIAIAGKDAIATNQVEISPYLQNRKLAAFAREQGIHLTSYMTLAYGKAVQDPRLQEIAVRHGATTAQVALAWALQQGWSVIPSSTKRANLEGNLGALQLRLDEEDMARIAGLDRGERLANPEGIAPVWD